One region of Dokdonia sp. 4H-3-7-5 genomic DNA includes:
- a CDS encoding CNNM domain-containing protein: MGQLLLWATISIFFSFLCSILEAVLLSVTPTFINIKKNEGKAYAETLEELKKDVDKPLIAILTLNTLAHTVGAMMVGTVAADLYPEFVINLGFTEINFLGFVSALMTLLILIASEIIPKTIGAKFWKSLANFSAKTLTIMVASLKYTGILWLLQLFTRMVGGGGHHESVLSREDFTAMAQMAGEDGVFEESESKILNNLLTFKEVLTKDIMTPRTVIKMADASTTVADFFAENQSLRFSRIPIFEGTRDHITGIVLKSEVYREMALDKHSTTLKEIERPILVTKRNLPIPDLFDQLISTKNHVALVVDEYGTMSGLVTMEDVIETLLGLEIMDESDSVADLQTLARKNWQKRAKTLGLYDDSNPENKPSDV; encoded by the coding sequence ATGGGTCAATTACTGTTGTGGGCAACTATATCAATCTTTTTTTCATTCTTGTGTTCTATACTTGAAGCTGTACTTCTGAGTGTGACACCTACGTTTATAAACATCAAGAAAAACGAGGGAAAAGCCTATGCCGAAACTCTTGAAGAGCTTAAAAAAGATGTAGATAAACCACTTATCGCAATCCTTACCCTAAATACGCTTGCCCATACTGTGGGTGCAATGATGGTGGGTACTGTCGCTGCAGATTTATACCCAGAATTTGTTATTAACCTTGGATTTACAGAGATCAACTTTCTTGGTTTTGTATCTGCACTTATGACGTTACTTATTTTAATTGCTAGTGAGATTATACCAAAAACTATAGGTGCAAAATTCTGGAAGTCTCTTGCAAATTTTTCGGCTAAGACGCTCACAATTATGGTGGCCAGTTTAAAGTACACAGGTATTTTATGGTTACTACAGCTTTTTACGCGTATGGTAGGTGGCGGTGGTCATCACGAGAGTGTATTGAGCCGTGAAGACTTTACTGCAATGGCACAAATGGCGGGTGAAGATGGTGTTTTTGAAGAAAGTGAATCAAAAATTCTTAATAACCTTCTTACCTTTAAAGAGGTGCTTACTAAAGATATCATGACGCCTCGCACCGTGATAAAAATGGCAGACGCATCAACCACCGTTGCCGACTTTTTTGCTGAGAATCAATCATTACGTTTTTCTCGTATTCCTATTTTTGAAGGAACAAGAGATCATATCACAGGTATTGTTTTAAAAAGCGAAGTGTATCGCGAGATGGCTTTAGACAAACATTCAACTACCTTAAAAGAGATAGAACGTCCTATTCTTGTTACGAAGCGCAATTTGCCTATTCCAGATCTATTTGATCAGCTTATTTCTACTAAAAACCATGTCGCGCTAGTAGTGGATGAGTATGGAACTATGAGTGGTCTCGTTACCATGGAAGACGTTATTGAAACTTTACTAGGACTAGAAATTATGGATGAAAGCGACAGCGTTGCCGACTTGCAAACCCTAGCTAGAAAAAACTGGCAAAAGCGCGCAAAGACCTTAGGTCTTTATGAT